One part of the Nitrospira defluvii genome encodes these proteins:
- a CDS encoding cupin domain-containing protein — protein sequence MKVIALSDIQQFSPDKMKKNNLFETSRFFCDVYCFEPGQEQKGHIHGEQDKVYIVLEGEGTFQVGSEKQVLGPGQGTMAPAGEEHGVKNHTAQRLRVLVFVAPNP from the coding sequence ATGAAGGTGATCGCCCTTTCGGATATTCAGCAGTTCAGTCCAGACAAGATGAAGAAGAACAATCTGTTCGAAACATCCCGGTTTTTTTGTGACGTGTACTGTTTTGAACCGGGGCAGGAACAGAAGGGACATATCCACGGCGAACAGGACAAGGTCTACATCGTGCTGGAGGGCGAAGGCACCTTTCAGGTCGGGTCGGAGAAGCAAGTATTGGGACCGGGACAGGGCACGATGGCGCCGGCAGGGGAGGAGCATGGCGTGAAGAACCATACTGCACAGCGGCTGCGAGTACTCGTGTTCGTCGCGCCGAATCCCTGA
- a CDS encoding DUF4149 domain-containing protein → MRQGLIACITCELLALAVWIGGLLVLVAAVIPAVFNTFGGQDTGGFFLTRAFDGYNRLVLGGAAILIAGIVWRAWLFQKGLAEQEITRTEWLLLGAMLLTAGVITFVLHPQAAALQAQAFASKGDEARKAAFEAFFQLHKPVRVLYIVNVGLGIALLTVRVRSWIPR, encoded by the coding sequence GTGCGCCAAGGATTGATCGCCTGTATCACCTGTGAGTTGCTGGCCCTGGCCGTCTGGATTGGCGGACTCCTGGTGCTCGTGGCGGCCGTGATCCCCGCTGTGTTCAACACGTTCGGCGGCCAGGATACCGGCGGATTCTTTTTGACGCGCGCATTCGACGGCTACAACCGGCTTGTGCTCGGCGGAGCGGCGATCCTGATCGCGGGTATTGTCTGGCGAGCCTGGTTGTTTCAAAAAGGGCTGGCGGAGCAGGAAATCACGCGCACCGAATGGCTCCTGCTCGGCGCGATGTTGCTCACTGCGGGCGTGATCACGTTTGTGCTGCATCCCCAGGCGGCGGCCCTGCAAGCCCAGGCGTTTGCCTCCAAAGGGGACGAGGCGAGGAAAGCGGCCTTCGAGGCGTTCTTTCAGCTGCACAAACCGGTGCGGGTTTTGTATATCGTGAATGTGGGACTTGGAATCGCGCTGCTGACCGTCCGCGTGCGATCCTGGATCCCTCGGTAA
- the carA gene encoding glutamine-hydrolyzing carbamoyl-phosphate synthase small subunit, with translation MKKAILALADGTIFEGRALGAEGETGGEVVFNTAMTGYQEVLTDPSYRGQIVTMTAPHIGNYGVTPEDVESTRIWAEGFVVKESSRLASNWRGKATLQEYLQTAQIVAIEGIDTRALTRHLRERGAQQGVISHIDLDPRRLVEKARQAPSIIGRDLAATVTCDRRYAWSEGTGNWAPKIILPSPDAAQPPRQSWRVVAYDFGVKQNILRRLVDVGCEVTVVPASTPASDVLALNPHGIFLSNGPGDPEGVPYAMTALRELIGLVPIFGICLGHQLLGLALGFSTYKLKFGHHGANHPVIDLRTRKVEITSQNHNFAVRFPAEAPAAGHALPVVETPFGRVQLSHTSLNDGSVEGMVCLDRPVFSVQYHPEASPGPHDSAYLFEQFAAMMETHHA, from the coding sequence GTGAAAAAAGCGATTCTGGCGCTCGCCGATGGAACCATCTTCGAAGGACGCGCCTTGGGTGCGGAAGGGGAGACCGGCGGCGAAGTTGTCTTCAACACGGCCATGACCGGCTATCAGGAAGTACTGACTGATCCGTCCTATCGCGGTCAAATCGTGACCATGACGGCGCCGCACATCGGCAACTACGGCGTCACGCCGGAAGACGTCGAATCGACGAGAATCTGGGCCGAAGGGTTCGTGGTCAAGGAATCCAGCCGGCTGGCGAGTAACTGGCGCGGCAAGGCGACGTTGCAGGAGTATTTGCAGACCGCGCAGATCGTCGCGATTGAGGGCATTGATACCCGGGCGCTCACCAGACATCTGCGGGAGCGGGGCGCGCAGCAAGGGGTGATCTCCCACATCGACTTGGACCCGCGCCGCTTGGTGGAAAAGGCCCGTCAGGCCCCGAGCATCATCGGGCGCGATCTGGCGGCGACCGTCACCTGCGATCGACGGTATGCCTGGTCGGAAGGCACGGGCAACTGGGCGCCCAAGATCATTCTGCCATCGCCCGACGCCGCACAGCCCCCACGTCAGTCCTGGCGGGTGGTCGCCTATGACTTCGGCGTGAAGCAGAACATCCTCCGGCGTTTGGTCGATGTCGGGTGCGAGGTCACGGTCGTGCCGGCATCGACGCCGGCGAGCGACGTGCTCGCCCTCAATCCCCACGGCATCTTCCTCTCCAACGGTCCCGGCGATCCCGAAGGGGTGCCCTATGCGATGACGGCCCTGCGCGAGTTGATCGGCCTGGTGCCGATATTCGGCATTTGTCTGGGACATCAACTGCTCGGACTCGCGCTTGGGTTTTCCACTTACAAACTGAAGTTCGGACACCATGGCGCCAATCATCCGGTAATCGACTTGCGGACGAGAAAGGTGGAAATCACGTCCCAAAACCACAATTTCGCCGTGCGGTTTCCCGCCGAGGCGCCGGCCGCGGGGCATGCCCTTCCGGTTGTGGAGACGCCGTTCGGACGGGTGCAACTCAGCCATACCAGTTTGAACGACGGATCGGTTGAAGGCATGGTGTGTCTAGATCGTCCGGTCTTTTCAGTGCAATATCACCCCGAAGCATCGCCAGGCCCTCATGACTCCGCCTATCTGTTCGAACAATTTGCCGCAATGATGGAGACTCACCATGCGTAG
- a CDS encoding dihydroorotase → MTLLIQGGHVIDPGRVNGVADVLINNGTIAAVGPNLAVPSGATVIPAAGRLVVPGFVDLHVHFREPGFEYKETIQSGTDAAVAGGFTSVCAMPNTNPVNDNQAVTEFMLERAKAAGTARLYPIGAITKRSEGKELAEIGDLRRAGCVAISDDGKPVMNSLVMRRAMEYARAFDVPVVDHCEDLHLSEGGCMNEGVISTELGLPGIPSAAEDVMVARNVSLAELTGARLHLAHISTAGSVRMVREAKARGLKVTAEACPHHFTLTEEVTRGYNTHAKMNPPLRTSLDVQAIKEGLRDGTIDVIATDHAPHATQEKQQEFTEAPFGIVGLETALPLTLALVEEGVLTLESAVDKLSTAPAKAFSLNAGTLAVGAPADVAIVDANREWHVDPSRFRSKSRNTPFAGWKVKGRVTTTIVSGRVVYELDRPGQQA, encoded by the coding sequence ATGACACTATTGATTCAAGGCGGTCATGTCATCGATCCCGGACGCGTCAACGGCGTCGCGGATGTCCTGATTAACAACGGCACCATCGCGGCGGTCGGGCCGAACCTCGCCGTCCCATCCGGTGCGACGGTGATTCCTGCCGCTGGCCGGCTGGTCGTTCCCGGCTTCGTCGACCTTCATGTGCACTTTCGTGAGCCGGGATTTGAATACAAGGAAACGATTCAGTCGGGCACGGACGCGGCCGTCGCCGGCGGCTTCACCAGCGTCTGCGCGATGCCCAATACCAACCCGGTGAACGACAACCAGGCAGTCACCGAGTTTATGTTGGAACGCGCGAAGGCTGCGGGCACGGCCCGCCTGTATCCGATCGGCGCCATCACGAAACGATCCGAGGGCAAAGAACTGGCCGAGATCGGCGACCTGCGCCGGGCCGGGTGCGTCGCGATTTCCGACGACGGAAAACCGGTGATGAACAGTCTGGTCATGCGGCGGGCGATGGAATATGCCCGCGCGTTCGACGTGCCGGTGGTGGACCATTGCGAAGATCTGCACCTCTCAGAAGGCGGCTGCATGAACGAAGGGGTCATCTCGACCGAACTCGGCCTGCCCGGGATCCCCTCTGCGGCGGAGGATGTGATGGTCGCGCGGAACGTCTCGCTCGCGGAACTGACCGGGGCGCGGCTGCATCTGGCTCACATCAGCACGGCGGGCTCGGTTCGCATGGTGCGCGAAGCCAAAGCGCGCGGACTCAAGGTCACGGCGGAAGCCTGCCCGCACCATTTCACCCTCACGGAAGAAGTGACGCGCGGCTACAATACCCACGCGAAGATGAATCCGCCGTTGAGGACGAGTCTGGACGTGCAGGCGATCAAAGAGGGTTTACGCGACGGCACGATCGACGTCATTGCCACCGACCATGCGCCGCATGCGACGCAGGAGAAACAGCAGGAATTTACCGAAGCCCCGTTTGGTATCGTTGGTCTCGAAACGGCCTTGCCGCTGACGCTGGCCCTGGTCGAGGAAGGGGTGCTCACGCTGGAATCTGCCGTGGACAAACTCTCGACCGCGCCCGCCAAGGCGTTCAGTCTCAACGCCGGCACGTTGGCCGTCGGCGCACCGGCGGATGTGGCCATTGTCGATGCCAACCGCGAGTGGCACGTCGATCCCTCGCGGTTTCGTTCCAAGAGTCGCAATACCCCCTTCGCGGGCTGGAAGGTCAAGGGGCGCGTGACGACCACGATCGTCTCGGGCCGGGTGGTCTACGAACTGGATCGTCCCGGGCAACAGGCGTAG
- a CDS encoding Tll0287-like domain-containing protein, which yields MNSRMMVKAVLMLSVLLQPPLTWAVERAEVEETARLLARLLESGRAVIERNQTLIDDPHKGDKGLTPELFEAELVREFRAKSGIDLTALPTAPVSIVIPPLAKELLPVLVQASRDVVRDAQVVINQRGIGYKNFIPATWGSQASARFSKSSHVRLKQTALDARNPKNEPDEYEASVLKWLAARPRAEAYVSELTEEGKTLRVVMPIYYAKDCLACHGEPKGMLDISGYPKEGHKEGDLAGAITVTAPLSNR from the coding sequence ATGAACAGTCGCATGATGGTGAAGGCGGTGCTCATGCTATCCGTCCTGCTTCAGCCGCCGCTGACCTGGGCGGTTGAGCGAGCTGAGGTGGAGGAAACCGCGCGGCTCCTCGCAAGACTGCTGGAGTCGGGGCGCGCCGTGATCGAACGGAATCAGACTTTGATCGACGATCCTCACAAAGGGGATAAGGGACTGACGCCGGAATTGTTTGAGGCGGAGTTGGTCCGGGAGTTCCGGGCTAAGTCCGGCATCGATCTGACCGCCTTGCCGACGGCTCCCGTGTCCATCGTCATTCCCCCGCTTGCCAAGGAACTGCTGCCTGTGTTGGTGCAGGCCAGCCGCGATGTGGTGCGAGATGCGCAAGTCGTCATCAATCAGCGCGGGATCGGATACAAAAACTTTATTCCGGCCACCTGGGGTAGCCAGGCTTCGGCACGGTTTTCCAAGTCTTCGCACGTGCGTCTTAAACAGACTGCGCTTGACGCGCGAAATCCGAAAAACGAACCGGATGAGTACGAGGCGTCCGTGCTGAAGTGGCTGGCTGCCAGGCCGCGCGCAGAGGCCTATGTGAGCGAATTGACCGAGGAGGGAAAGACGCTGCGCGTGGTGATGCCGATCTACTACGCCAAGGATTGTCTCGCCTGCCACGGAGAACCCAAGGGGATGCTGGATATTTCAGGCTATCCGAAGGAAGGCCATAAGGAAGGGGATCTCGCCGGTGCGATCACGGTGACCGCCCCGCTGAGCAACCGCTAA
- a CDS encoding Crp/Fnr family transcriptional regulator, whose amino-acid sequence MTETRYGKGEYIFREGDPTEYFHIVKEGSVKCVKSSLDGKECTLKVLMPGDLFCCDASAFDGASHPGTAQPMGDVSVLRMKKEAYFKMLRANPDAAMEVIRYLGNRLNEAQEKAKVLALDRADQRLASLLVNLAERSGIKDPNGIRVTVRLTRQDMANMVGVTTETAIRIMVRFKKDRLVTGTAARLVIRDLPKLKLLASS is encoded by the coding sequence ATGACAGAAACCCGCTACGGCAAGGGCGAGTACATCTTTCGCGAGGGCGATCCGACCGAATACTTCCACATTGTGAAGGAAGGGTCGGTGAAGTGCGTCAAATCGTCGCTCGACGGCAAGGAGTGTACGCTCAAGGTGCTCATGCCGGGCGACCTGTTCTGCTGCGATGCTTCGGCCTTCGATGGTGCGTCCCATCCTGGCACGGCCCAACCCATGGGCGATGTCAGTGTGCTTCGCATGAAAAAGGAAGCCTACTTCAAGATGCTCCGGGCGAATCCGGATGCCGCGATGGAAGTCATCCGGTATCTGGGAAACCGCCTCAATGAGGCCCAGGAAAAAGCCAAGGTGCTCGCCCTCGATCGGGCCGACCAACGATTGGCGTCCTTGCTCGTGAATCTGGCAGAACGCAGCGGTATCAAGGACCCCAACGGGATTCGGGTGACCGTTCGTCTGACGCGTCAGGATATGGCGAACATGGTGGGCGTGACGACGGAAACCGCCATCCGGATCATGGTGCGCTTCAAGAAGGATCGTTTGGTGACCGGCACCGCCGCGCGTCTCGTCATTCGTGATCTCCCCAAGCTGAAACTCCTCGCTTCCTCGTAA
- a CDS encoding aspartate carbamoyltransferase catalytic subunit — protein MGLKRKDLLSLTHLSADDISLILETADSFKEVSGREIKKVPALRGKTVVNLFFEPSTRTRTSFELAAKRLSADVINFSPSSSSVVKGETLLDTARNIEAMQADIIVLRHSSAGAAETLARGVKSSVINAGDGWHEHPTQALLDLYTIRSRGMGFAGLRVAIVGDVAHSRVARSNIFALTKLGAEVRVVGPPTMIPLHISQLGVRVYHNLDEGLRGVHVIMMLRLQLERQGRALFPTIREYARQYGLTGDRVKLAEPGAIVMHPGPINRGVEIAPDVADSLSSVILDQVANGVAVRMGILYLMSGAG, from the coding sequence GTGGGGCTCAAACGGAAAGACCTGCTCAGCCTGACCCATCTGTCTGCTGACGATATCTCCTTGATCCTGGAGACAGCGGATTCCTTCAAGGAAGTGTCGGGGCGGGAAATCAAGAAGGTGCCGGCGCTGCGCGGCAAGACGGTGGTCAATCTCTTTTTCGAGCCGAGCACGCGAACCAGAACCTCCTTCGAACTGGCCGCCAAACGGCTCAGCGCCGATGTCATCAACTTTTCTCCGTCCTCCAGCAGCGTGGTCAAAGGGGAGACGCTCCTGGACACGGCACGAAATATCGAAGCGATGCAGGCGGACATCATCGTCCTGCGACATTCCTCAGCCGGCGCGGCCGAGACGCTCGCACGCGGGGTGAAGTCGTCGGTCATCAATGCCGGAGACGGGTGGCATGAACATCCGACTCAGGCACTGCTGGATCTGTATACGATTCGCAGCAGGGGAATGGGGTTCGCCGGCCTTCGCGTGGCGATCGTCGGGGACGTGGCGCACAGCCGTGTGGCGCGCTCAAATATCTTTGCCCTCACCAAACTCGGGGCGGAGGTGCGGGTCGTGGGCCCGCCGACCATGATCCCTCTGCACATCAGCCAACTGGGTGTGCGGGTCTATCACAACCTCGACGAAGGGTTGCGCGGCGTGCATGTGATCATGATGTTGCGGCTGCAACTCGAACGGCAGGGTCGGGCCCTGTTCCCGACCATCCGTGAGTATGCGCGGCAGTACGGATTGACCGGCGACCGGGTGAAACTGGCCGAGCCCGGCGCGATCGTCATGCATCCTGGGCCCATCAACCGGGGTGTGGAAATCGCACCGGACGTGGCGGACAGTCTGTCGTCCGTGATCCTGGATCAAGTCGCCAACGGCGTCGCGGTGCGAATGGGCATTTTGTATCTCATGTCGGGAGCGGGATGA
- a CDS encoding substrate-binding periplasmic protein — protein MWMRRSGYRVAMMALLAPLLPGCGLLIDVVEQVWPVTGNRVDIICERERVQVGLTMEPFRPFVFPTIWTDEGARVTGLDVELIKAMTDELSRRCGRPITPVLHLVRFRDLFRLLNEGHLDWFVSAVATNTPAPSRAGVAYSLPYFYGGGISGITRSSAVIDRVQANVREQTLHPAADRLTATSHALDGLTIAVQGETSAYYYAEANLGANRLLVCDSLPAAFEYADAQTEPRIDVILGAQPVLEYMVKRVRRDWALLTRDNGLPLFLTKAEYGVVVAEESYRLRWLLNDLLLKLDESGRLREMRVRWLDEDYAFPRRASLEGLPFDVEKMAAHYVQGTCRLKPLP, from the coding sequence ATGTGGATGCGGCGGTCAGGGTACCGGGTAGCCATGATGGCCTTGCTCGCCCCGCTGCTGCCGGGCTGCGGACTCCTCATCGATGTGGTCGAACAGGTCTGGCCCGTGACCGGCAACAGGGTCGATATCATCTGTGAGCGTGAACGGGTCCAAGTCGGGTTGACCATGGAGCCGTTTCGACCGTTCGTGTTTCCGACCATCTGGACCGATGAAGGCGCCAGGGTGACCGGGCTCGATGTCGAACTGATCAAGGCGATGACCGATGAACTTTCCCGACGCTGCGGTCGCCCGATCACCCCGGTGCTCCACCTGGTGCGGTTCCGAGACCTCTTCAGGCTGCTGAACGAGGGCCATTTGGATTGGTTTGTCTCGGCGGTGGCCACCAATACGCCGGCACCGAGCCGCGCCGGGGTCGCCTATTCCCTGCCCTATTTTTACGGCGGCGGCATCAGCGGGATCACGAGGAGCTCTGCCGTGATCGATCGTGTACAGGCCAATGTCAGGGAGCAAACGCTCCATCCGGCTGCCGATCGATTGACCGCCACCAGTCATGCCTTGGACGGGCTGACGATTGCCGTGCAGGGTGAAACGAGCGCGTATTATTACGCCGAGGCCAATTTGGGTGCGAATCGCTTGCTGGTCTGTGATTCGCTGCCCGCGGCGTTCGAATATGCCGACGCCCAGACCGAGCCGCGCATCGATGTGATCCTTGGCGCGCAACCGGTGCTGGAGTATATGGTCAAACGAGTCCGCAGGGACTGGGCGCTGTTGACCCGTGACAACGGGCTGCCGCTCTTCCTGACCAAGGCCGAGTATGGGGTTGTCGTGGCGGAAGAAAGTTACCGGCTCAGATGGCTGCTGAACGACCTGCTGCTGAAGTTGGATGAGTCGGGCCGGCTTCGGGAGATGCGGGTGCGATGGCTCGACGAGGACTATGCCTTCCCCCGGCGTGCCTCGTTGGAAGGATTACCCTTCGATGTGGAAAAAATGGCGGCTCACTATGTCCAGGGAACCTGTCGTCTCAAACCGTTGCCGTGA
- the pyrR gene encoding bifunctional pyr operon transcriptional regulator/uracil phosphoribosyltransferase PyrR codes for MTTEPTPDKRQERVVMDAGDIARAVTRIAHEILERNKGIQDLALVGIRTGGVHLAHRLVRRIHDIEGTQIPIGELDITLYRDDLSLRKDQPILRTTSVPFKISDLKVVLVDDVLFTGRTIRAAMDGLIDLGRPAEIQLAVLVDRGHRQLPIKANYIGKNIPTSRDEAIEVHLEENGEEDRVVILRA; via the coding sequence ATGACGACCGAACCGACACCAGACAAACGACAGGAGCGGGTGGTCATGGACGCCGGCGATATCGCCCGCGCGGTGACCCGCATCGCCCACGAGATTTTGGAGCGTAACAAAGGTATTCAGGATCTCGCGCTGGTGGGAATTCGAACCGGGGGCGTGCACCTGGCCCATCGCCTCGTCCGCCGCATCCATGACATTGAGGGGACCCAGATCCCGATCGGCGAACTGGACATCACGCTCTACCGAGACGACCTCTCGCTACGGAAAGATCAACCGATTCTCCGCACCACCTCGGTCCCCTTCAAAATTTCCGATTTGAAAGTGGTACTGGTCGACGATGTGCTGTTCACCGGGCGGACCATCAGGGCCGCCATGGACGGACTGATCGATCTAGGGAGACCGGCGGAGATTCAATTGGCGGTGTTGGTCGATCGAGGCCACCGGCAATTGCCCATCAAGGCAAATTACATCGGCAAGAACATTCCCACCTCGCGCGACGAGGCCATCGAGGTCCACCTCGAAGAAAACGGGGAAGAGGACCGCGTGGTCATCCTCAGGGCGTAA
- a CDS encoding transketolase yields the protein MTSSSGSAATPDLLTALANKATHLRIESVKATSEAGSGHPSSCCSAADILAVLFFSVMRYEPKNPKAPNSDRFVLSKGHAAPLLYAAWAEAGLFPKSELLKLRTLGSDLEGHPTPRLSFVDMATGSLGQGLPAGVGLAFNAKSIDKTDYRTYVLMGDGESVEGSVWEAAEVARHAGLDNLCAIVDVNRLGQSDPTMLQHDMDAYRARWSGFGWNAIVVDGHDIGALLAAFDEAARTKGRPTVLLAKTFKGRGISFMENHPEWHGKPLKKGEETQKALDELTRQLKPVSVEPQIKASTATKGAPPTKGAMAPAPYKVGDSAATREAFGAALLALGEANSQVVALDADVKNSTYSDKFGKRFPDRFLENFIAEQNMLGAAAGVAACGKIPFVATFAAFFTRAYDFIRMAAISQSNIKLVGTHVGVSIGEDGPSQMGLEDLAMMSAQPGVTVLYPSDAMSMYKLVESAASHKGMVYLRAGRPKTPVIYGAEETFRIGGSKVLRQSAADRLTIVAAGVTLFEALKAHDQLKAAGIATRVVDLYSIVPVDQATLIECARATGGRFLTVEDHYAHGGLGDAVLSALASEGVRVRKLAVREIPRSGKPDELVDHFGIGVRSIVEAAKEIASTANR from the coding sequence ATGACTTCCTCGTCTGGTTCCGCCGCAACGCCTGATCTCCTGACCGCCCTGGCCAACAAAGCGACACACCTGCGTATCGAGAGCGTAAAGGCGACAAGTGAGGCCGGAAGCGGACACCCTTCCAGCTGTTGCTCCGCTGCAGACATCCTGGCGGTGTTGTTCTTCTCGGTCATGCGGTATGAGCCGAAGAATCCGAAGGCCCCTAACAGCGATCGCTTTGTTCTGTCGAAAGGCCATGCCGCGCCGCTCTTGTATGCGGCCTGGGCGGAAGCGGGACTATTTCCCAAGTCGGAATTGCTGAAATTGCGTACGCTTGGCTCCGATCTCGAAGGCCATCCGACTCCCCGTCTCTCATTCGTCGATATGGCGACCGGTTCGTTGGGACAGGGGCTTCCGGCCGGGGTGGGGCTCGCCTTCAACGCGAAATCGATCGATAAGACCGACTATCGCACCTATGTGTTGATGGGCGACGGCGAATCCGTTGAAGGATCGGTGTGGGAAGCGGCGGAAGTGGCCCGGCACGCGGGGTTGGACAATCTCTGTGCGATCGTTGATGTGAATCGTCTGGGGCAAAGCGACCCGACCATGCTGCAGCACGACATGGACGCTTACCGCGCTCGTTGGAGTGGCTTTGGCTGGAACGCCATCGTCGTGGATGGTCATGACATCGGCGCGCTCCTGGCGGCGTTCGACGAGGCGGCACGAACCAAGGGCCGGCCGACGGTGCTGTTGGCCAAGACCTTCAAAGGTCGCGGCATCTCGTTTATGGAGAATCATCCGGAATGGCACGGAAAACCATTGAAGAAGGGCGAAGAAACCCAGAAGGCCCTGGATGAATTGACGCGTCAGCTGAAGCCTGTCTCTGTGGAGCCACAGATCAAGGCATCGACTGCGACCAAGGGTGCTCCTCCCACCAAAGGGGCGATGGCACCGGCGCCCTACAAAGTCGGTGACTCCGCCGCGACGCGCGAAGCCTTCGGCGCAGCGCTCCTGGCCTTGGGGGAAGCCAACTCGCAGGTGGTCGCCCTTGATGCGGACGTGAAAAACTCCACCTACAGCGACAAATTCGGAAAGCGGTTTCCCGATCGATTCCTCGAAAATTTCATCGCCGAACAGAACATGCTGGGCGCGGCGGCCGGAGTGGCGGCTTGCGGGAAGATTCCGTTTGTGGCGACCTTCGCCGCCTTCTTCACCCGGGCCTATGACTTCATTCGTATGGCGGCGATCAGTCAATCAAACATCAAGCTCGTCGGCACCCATGTGGGTGTCAGCATCGGCGAGGACGGCCCGTCCCAGATGGGATTGGAAGATTTGGCCATGATGTCGGCTCAGCCTGGTGTGACCGTGCTGTACCCGTCCGACGCAATGTCGATGTATAAGCTGGTAGAATCAGCTGCGAGCCACAAAGGGATGGTCTATCTCCGTGCCGGTCGGCCCAAGACGCCGGTGATCTACGGCGCAGAGGAGACATTCCGGATCGGCGGTTCTAAAGTCCTGCGGCAGAGCGCGGCCGATCGGTTGACGATTGTTGCGGCTGGTGTGACGCTCTTTGAGGCGTTGAAGGCCCATGACCAGTTGAAGGCGGCGGGCATCGCGACCCGCGTCGTGGATCTTTACAGCATCGTGCCGGTGGATCAGGCGACCTTGATCGAGTGTGCACGTGCGACCGGCGGACGATTCCTGACCGTCGAAGATCACTATGCGCATGGCGGCCTCGGCGATGCCGTGTTGAGCGCCCTGGCTTCAGAGGGCGTGCGGGTTCGCAAGCTGGCCGTGCGCGAAATCCCGCGCAGCGGCAAGCCGGATGAACTCGTGGACCATTTCGGAATTGGAGTACGCTCGATTGTCGAAGCCGCCAAAGAAATCGCCAGCACCGCCAACCGTTGA
- a CDS encoding multicopper oxidase domain-containing protein — MLASMALSVQAKTHDIQMTAVETDIVIDGGGEKYAAWTFNGQFPGPVVRVTEGDTINFTLTNPATNKNPHAMDFHAAEIDFLKNYRAVNAGESISFTFVAKKPGLFFYHCGAPPMIQHVARGMFGAIIVDPKDAKVWPKADREYVLVQSEYYKNPNDVQAMFDRKYDGIMFNGGIFKYHPFVTGGGKLDAKPGERVRIYFVNAGPNEFSSFHPIGEIWDNVYESGNPANNLKGVQTYVVGPGSAATFDVVVESAGAYPLVTHSLTGALRGAIAVLLAGPDAKPAPLMPMVPWELPASKTETTPPPGH; from the coding sequence ATGCTGGCAAGCATGGCGTTGTCCGTTCAGGCCAAGACCCACGACATCCAGATGACCGCCGTTGAGACGGACATCGTCATTGACGGCGGAGGGGAAAAGTATGCGGCTTGGACTTTCAATGGGCAGTTTCCAGGTCCGGTTGTCCGAGTCACGGAGGGCGATACGATCAACTTCACGTTGACGAACCCCGCCACGAATAAGAATCCGCATGCAATGGACTTCCATGCGGCGGAAATCGACTTCTTGAAGAATTACCGGGCCGTTAATGCCGGAGAGAGCATCAGCTTCACCTTTGTGGCGAAAAAGCCAGGGTTGTTCTTCTACCACTGCGGCGCGCCGCCGATGATCCAACATGTGGCGCGTGGCATGTTTGGCGCGATCATTGTCGATCCGAAGGACGCCAAGGTCTGGCCGAAAGCCGATCGCGAGTATGTCTTGGTGCAATCGGAGTACTACAAGAATCCAAACGATGTGCAAGCGATGTTTGATCGAAAGTATGACGGGATCATGTTCAACGGCGGCATCTTCAAGTATCACCCTTTCGTAACCGGAGGGGGCAAGCTCGATGCCAAACCGGGAGAGCGCGTGCGCATCTATTTTGTCAATGCGGGGCCGAACGAGTTTTCGTCGTTCCACCCCATCGGCGAAATCTGGGACAACGTGTATGAGAGCGGCAATCCCGCCAATAACCTGAAAGGGGTGCAGACCTATGTCGTGGGGCCTGGCAGCGCGGCCACGTTCGATGTCGTCGTGGAATCCGCCGGAGCCTACCCGCTGGTGACCCATTCGCTGACTGGTGCATTGCGCGGAGCGATCGCGGTTCTGTTGGCGGGACCGGATGCAAAGCCGGCTCCGTTGATGCCGATGGTGCCCTGGGAGTTGCCGGCCTCGAAGACCGAGACCACGCCACCGCCGGGTCACTGA